TAGAGGTCAAaactctaaataaaaataaaaataaaaatctatttttttcattttctttaaaaaataagaaaatcaatTCATAAATCTAGAACAAAGAGTCTTCTACCTTAATATCCTAGACTAACCTATAAGTGGATCACACCTAAAATAAATTACACTCAagctttcatttattttctgtAACCTAATTAGTATGTAGTACACTTCCAAAACATTTGAGACTAGGGctaggtggtggtggttgttgttgctgttgtatGTATACATGCATAAaagtatatttatatagatttgAAATTAGATTGTGAAAATTTGTAATCAAGTTCATAATTAAGaagtcaaattattatttgtaaattatttttataatttagtaaacaaaaactatttttttaatttactcaaataatataatttcaattataatatCGTTGATGACGTGTAAATCGTCAGTCAAGTTAGTTCGTCCAAATGGTGCTAAACCCTCATCACTGCACCTGCAAAATGGGATAAAGGCTCTCCTGAGATGGTCACCGATGTAACGCCTGCCACAACATCTTTGATGTCAAAGTCAGTATGTAGAAATCTTTTTAGAGAAAATGAGAAGTGTAAAagtattttttgggtaagaattCGGTACCTTTTGTGCTTATAATTAGTGTGTATGTATAGCTTTGTGGTTTCTAGCTGTTGAGGCCTTGATTGTGGTTTTAATGCTCTTCTTGAAACGCCTTAGGGCTAATTAATGCAGGTCTTGATGAGGCTTTAACGGTCTAACAGCTAGCTAGTAACTGTCCGAGGTATTGGATTCTCTTATTAATGACCTGCCTGCCTTCGTCCATGTCATGTTGAGGTGGACGACACTAACCCATGAGGTCATCCAAGTAAAGAggtctcgtcagtcccatcagctgCCTCCTAGGTTCCATGGTCGTTGTGGTGTGTCAGGACGACCATCAGAAGATGAAAGGTTTTGGACTAGACATGGCTCTTGGGGTTTTGTTCCACATTTAATGCATAGTGGCGACGCCACACGCAGTTTTGACCAGTGAAGTTAATGCCCCAATTGGGTGACTCTTGGTTTTCCCgttgaatttcaattttttgtgcCTAGTTTTACTCAATCATTGCTCTATGCATCTTCTTCTCCATCTGTTCCCACGATTCTCTTCAAGTTTCTTCGCGTTTTGTAGTTTGAGCCTTTGCATTCAGTGGTTGCTCCTTTCAAGGTATGCTtatcttctctcttttcccttgttttttttatggCGTTGAGTGAATAGTGTTTgatttctgatttttttctccccccccttatattttgttttattttttttaggattctTCTCTTCCTCCTCCGTTTTTTGGTTTTCATGGTCAGTAGCTCTGAGGTTAGGGTATCTTACGCTtcaatttccttcttttttaggTGCCTCTTGTGCCTTTTTCCCTTggttgagaattttttttttgagggtagTAGTTTAGGCATTGTGTTGGGTGACCTGCTCCCCTTGCTTTGTCAATCAATTGACTGGTTTGAGGGTTTGGTGAGAGAACGAGGGATAATGTTTGAGGTGAGGTTGAGTGAGCTTGAGACTGGGTTGTCCTCTAGCGACTACCTAGTGGAGGAAGATACCGTCGTCTCCGTCCCTCGCGAGGTTAAGGCTTTCCATGCCCTTGGGGAGGTTTATGGTTTAGACGGTGAGACGCTTTCCAAATTTAGGGGTAGATTCCAATTCCTTGATAGGGTTAGGGTTCGTCTTCCTCGTGAGGATGAACGAGTTTGCCACTTCTCGCTTGGGGAGGTATGCTTCTACGAGTTTGCCTTCTTGAAAGAGCTCAGATTCCCGGTCCATCCTTTTATCATGAAGCTTTTGAACCATTTCACCAGTCCTTCGTCAGCATTATCAAtttattatctttctttttggCTCACAGCTTGTCACTACTAACTTTCTTACCTGCTATTTTGTGTACAGTTAAGAGGTGGCCAAAGCTTAAAAGCAGATATAGGCAACGTGTTGAAGCAGCCATCGAGTACGCAAGGACAATCGAAGATTTTGATGATCTTGTTGACCTGCAGACTCTAACTTTTCACTGCCTTGGTCCGGAGCCCTCTGCCTCTGTCTTGCGTAATATAGAAATTGAATAAAAGAAGAGTAAGTGTTTGTTGAGCTCGTCCATGTTGACCTTTCTTCAcctttcttccttctctcttcttcttcttatttttttttttaatttttttacaagtgtTTTTCTTTTGCAGGGATGACAACGAAGTTTAATCAGGGGATGTACGCATGAATGTGGGCTAAAAGGAACGAGCCCCTTTCCAACATTGGGACCAGGGCTGTGCGTGTGATGGATTAGGGGGCCTTCGTCACTCCAGGTACCCTAGCCACCCCCGAGATTGAGACAACGAGGACAGCCTCCCTGGCTACCTCAGTCGAAGAGATCATCCCCCAACGAAAGAGTCCATGGACTAGTGACAAGGGGAAGGATAAAGCTGACTCTTGTTCGTCTAGTGTTTGAGACGATCCTAGGGTTGTGGTAGCAAGGGTGCAAGAGACTTTTACTTCCGAGGAGATGAAAGTGTTCTCGGGCACGTCTCCCAACGAGGTTGTGGGTCGTCACTTTCACAAGCTCGTCCAACTAGTGTACTTGTGCAaattcatcttcttcttttttggcattGTCTTGAGGTCTggttccttttttcttcttcttttttgcaggTGTTGGGGGAGAGCCTTGACATCACCTCAGAGTTCCTTACTAGGAGGCGTCGGTGGCTTCGGTGGCGTCCCTAGTGGAGGTTTTGGAGGTAGAAAACTCCAAACTAAAGAAGGAACTAATTACTGCTATGGGTGAGGCTAACATCGTCAAGGAGCAGGTTAAGGGCCTCTCTAACGAGCTGAGGGTGGAGAAACAGTTAGTCTTGGAGAAGGACAAGCAGCTTTTGGCCGTGAAGGAAAAACTCAAGACGATTGCTGCTAAGTCCGTGGAGGCCTTTTAGACAACGAAGGAGTACAGCACCGTcctcttcagctggtacttcAAGGGTTTTTAGTTCATGAGGCGGTACCTTGCCAAGCACCCCACCGGAGTGGATCTAGAGAATCTGGATTTGGAAGAGGTGGGCAAGAAAATGGGAGCTGACGAAGTCTCCTAGCGCACGGCTTCTGAGGACAATGCTCCTACGAGTGCTCTTCCTCCACCTGCTGCTAATGCTTGAACTtgctttatctattttttctttgtgatttctttatatatatatatatatatctgtgtgtgtgtgttttttgggtGCCCAGTATGTTTTGGGCTTTCTGATTCTAGTTTCAGAACaatgttttcattttactttAAGAACGATGTTTTTGCCCCAGTGTTTATGGGCTTTTAAATATAATGCTGGATGCTCGTTATTTTTGGGCCTTTAATCATAATTTAGTACTTACTTGTTTCTGCTCCTTCCTTGCATGATActtagtgaatgtgtgtggtcTTTGTCTACTTCGTCTATATGCGTCAGTAACTTACACTACTGTTACTTAGCTCGAATTTTCGCTGACTCACACTTAATGAGTGGGTCTTGATCCGTTAGTAACTTGCATTCGTCTAGGCAGGATCTTGTTGCAATGCTAATTTTCTTTGACTCACACCCAATGAAAGGTTTTTGTCATTCTAGGCTTCGTCAGTAACCTACATTCGTCTATGTGAAATCTTGTTATTTAGCCAATTTTCATTGACTTACACCCAGTGAAGGGATTTTGTCATTCTTTGGCTTCgttagtaacttacatccgtcagAGCGGAATCTTGCTACTTAGCCAATTTTCTTTGACTTACACCCAAAGAAGGGATTTTGCCATTccttggcttcgtcagtaacttacatccatcAGAGCgtaatcttgttacttagccaatttttgtgacttacacTCAGTGAAGGGATTTGTCACTCTTTGGCTTCgttagtaacttacatccgttagagcggaatcttgttacttaaccgatttttgtgacttacaccaatttaagggatcttgtcatcTCTTGACTTCGTCAGTAATTTATACCCGTCAGAGCGGattcttgttacttagccaatgttttttttttttttttggcttttaaacTAGTAGGTATGTTTGCACTAAGTCATTGGCTGAATAATcctttttattactttaaaaaatgaatacaattaATTGTTACATGTATTGATGATACTACTTCAGgtgctcaatgttccatggtcgtGGCAATCTTTGCTCATCTAAGGTCTCCAGGTGGTAACGGCCTTGTCTAGGATAATGGACGACCAGGTAGGGTCCCTCTCAAGTTGGACCGAGTTTCCCTTGGGCCGAGTCCTTGGTTGCTGGGGTGACTTTGCGCAGGATAAGGTCTCCTATGTCAAGTCATCTGAGCTTCACTCTCTTATTGTAGTACTCGGCCATCTTCTACTGATATTTAGTCATTCTGCTGGAGGCTTCGTCTCTGATCTCGTTCAAGCAATCCAGGTTGATCTTTAGTTTATCGTTGTTGCCTTCTTCTTGGAATGTTCCTTGTCTTATGCTAGTTATTCCCACCTCAACTGGGATTACTGCATCATTGCCATAAGTGAGTCtaaagggggtttctcctgtcgaGGTTCTAGTTGTAGTTCTATAagcccacaagacattgggtAATTCCTCCGGCTAGGCTCCCTTAGCGTCATCCAGCTTGGCTTTGATGATCTTGAGCAGTGTTCGATTAGTTACCTCTGTCTGTCCATTCGATTGTGGGTGTCCTGGGGATGAGTATTGGTTCTTGATCCCTAGGCTTGGGCAAAAATCCTTGAAGCCTTGACTGTTAAATTGCTGTTCGTTGTCTGATACGATCATTCATGGAATCTCGAACCTACAAATTATGTTCTTCCACACGAAGCTCTGGATTTTTGCCTCAGTGATGGTTGATAATGCCTCTACTTCAACCCATTTTTTGAAGTAGTCAATAGCGACTAGTAGAAACTTTACCTGCCTTTTAACTCGGGGCAATGGGCCGATGATGTCAATcccccattgtgcaaatggTCATGGGGAGGCCATCGTCATCAACTTCTCTGCTAGAAGGCATTGAACATTCTCAAGCCTCTGGCATTTGTCACATTTCTTGACGAGCTCCCTCGCGTGCACCTACAGAATAGGCCAGAAGTAACCTGTTCTGATAACCTTGCTTACCAAGGATCTAGGGCCTGCATGgtctccgcaaatcccttcatggATCTCCTCCAAGATGTATTTGGCCTTTTCTTCGTTGACGCACTTCAAGTACGGCAAGGAATAGCCTCTCTTGTATAAGGTGCCGTTCAGGATTGTGAATCTGGTTGCTCTCTTCTTGACTTTTCTGGCCTTCTCAACATCTTGCGGAAGGTGTCCATCTTGAAGGAAAGATATGATTGGGGTCATCTAGCTACTTGTGCTCTGGATTGCAAAAGTAGAGACTTCTTCAATGCTGGGCTACTTCTAGActtcaattttcaaatctgtATCTGTTGGCCCTGCTTCCGACGATGACTACCTCGCCAGCTCGTCTACCCCCATATTCTGGCTTTTGGGGATTTGTGTAAATTCCACTTGGTCAAACTCATGTACCAAAAGCTTTGTCAACTTCAGGTGCTTTTGCATCCTCTCCTCCTTCGCTTCGAACTCCCGCTTTATTTGACCTACAACGAGCTTGGAATCACTATAGAGGAGTATATTTTTGATTTCGTGACCCTTAAACCTATTAGTACTCCCTTGTATTTGCTTCGTtgttagtggccgagaacgctaaCTAAACTCCATACATGAGCGTCTCTCCTTCGGGGGCAATGATGATAACCCCTACTCCGCCTCGTTTTTGGGATTGACGATCGTCCATTTTACCACTCCGTCCATTCTATCCTCGTCGGAGACTGTAAATTCAGCGATGAAATCTGCCAGTGCCTGCGCCTTAATGGCTATCCTGGGGTGGTACTCAATGTCGAACTGGCTAAGCTCGATTGCCTACTGAATCATTCTACTTGCTGCCTCAGGCTTGTTCATGGACTTCTTAATGGGTTGGTCTGTCATTACTAAGATGGGGTTTGCCTGAAAATAAGGTTGCAATTTTCGCGAAGCTACTACCAACGCAAACGCAATATTTTCAATCCTTGGATACCTGGATTTTGCCCCTTGGAAAGCTTGACTGACGTAGTAGACTAGGAGCTGTTtccttccttcttctctaatcaAAGCTGCGTTGACGGCTGTGGATTGCTTAAGTAATgcttgagttcttgaaaagCTACCTTGCATTCGTTAGTCCAAGCAAAAGCTTGCTTTAATGTCTTGAAGAAGGGTAGGCACTTGTCCattgctttagagacgaacTTGTTGAGTGCTGCTATCCCCCCTATaagcttttggacttctttgacgATCTTTGGTGACGTCATGTCAAGCATGGCTCGTACCTTCTCTGGGTTTGCTTCTATCCTCCTATGGGACACCATAAATCCCAAAAAATTCCCTGAGGCTACTCCAAACGCACACTTGCTGAGGTTCAATTTCATCTGGTACTGCCTGAGTGTGTTGAATGTTTCGCTGAGATCGTCCAAATGAGCAAGTTcctctttgctcttgacgagcatgtcaTCCATGTATACTTCCATGTTTCTCTCGATCTGCTTGCTAAACATTTTATTCACTAACCTCTGGTAGGttgcccctgcatttttcaatccaaatggtATTAGCTTATAGCAATAGAACCCTTGGCTCATGAtaaaagcagttttctcctAGTCTTCTTCATCCATCTTTATTTAATTGAATCTCGAGAATGTATCCATAAACGTCAGTAATTTATGCGCTGCTGTAGAATCCACTAGCTGGTTTATCCAGGGCAGAGGAAAACTATCTTTTGGGCAGGCTTCGTTTAGGTTTGAGAAGTCCACTCACattctttattttccatttttcttctttactagGATGACATTGGCGAGCCAATCTGGGTAGTAGACCTCCCGAATAAAGCCTGTTGACAACAACTTGTTAACTTCGTCTATAATTGCTTGGTTCCGCTTTGGAACGAAGACCCGTCGTCTTTGTTGGATGAGCTTCTTCTCAGGATCCACGTTTAGCTTATGTTGGATGACCTTCAGAGATATGCttggcatgtcctcgtgactccatgcgaagacgTCCATGTTTTCTTTAAGGAACCAGATGAGTCTCGTCTTCATCTCGGGACTCAAAGTCGTTTCTCCTTCGACCAACTCTACTGTCTCCAGGGCTTCCACCTTATCTTCTTCCCTCTTCTTGATCATCCATGTATGGTTTTCTTTTACAGCTAACACGGCCTAGTAACACTCCCTGACCAATACTTGATCTCCCTTTACTTCGCCTACATCGTTTTCTGTCAGGAATTTCACCTTCAGGCAATACATGGAAGTGGCTGCCTTCCAGCGCTTAAGTGTGGGCCTCCCAATGGTCACATTGTATGACGAGGGGCAGTTTACTACCAGGAAATCTAACTGTCGGGTCAGCTGCTATGGATAAGACCCTACCATGACTGTTAGCATTACTATACCTTTAAGATACACTCTGTCTCCACTAAAGCTAACGAGGAGGGACTAAAAAGGGCGCAGTCTTTTTGGATCTAGCCTCAATTGTTGAAAAGCGAAGAGGTAGCTGATGTCCGCGGAGCTGCCATTGTCCACGAAGATCCTCCTTGTATTGAACCTTTTTATCATGAGCATTATAACCAAGGGGTCGTCATGAGGTTGCTTCACTTCTCTAGTGTCTTCTTCACAGAAAAACATATCCCTGTCCCTTTGTCTCTGTTTTAAGGGGGGTATCCTGTGGATGCTGTTCACCTGTCTTTGATATGACTTCTTGAGGGATTTGAATGACCCTCATGTGGATAGCCCACCTGTGATGGCCTTTATCTCCCCGATCACGCTTGACGGACGCTGGGACGTGCGATCCTCGTCCTTTGGTGAGGTTTCACAATTGCCCTTATCATCGTCCCTGGTCCTACTGGGCTTTCCCTTCTTTATAAACTGCTACAGTTTCCCTTTTTGTATGAGCTCCTCTATCTGCTCCTTCAGGTCTCTGCAATCCTCTGTGTAATGGTCGTGATCTTTGTGGAAACAGTAGTACTTCTTCCTATCACATACGTTAGGTGACAAATGTAATGGCCTAGGCCATTTGAGGTAGTGCTCATCTATAATCTGCGCTAGAATTTTGTCAAAAGGCATAACTAAAGGAGTGAATTTACCGTCCGATGAGCTTTCTCGTCTTTCCTTTTATCCCCGTCATTAGTTTGATGATCTAAGTGTTCCCTTTTTCGTCCTCTTCGGTCATCCTCtttccttcctttttcattggttttccctTCATCTCTTATCGCGGCTAAAGCGAATTTGGCGTTCATATACTTTTGTGCCTTCAGGAGTATCTTAGCCATCGTTTTTGGAGGATTCTTTGCGAGTGAGACCACGAATTCCCTGGATTTCAGTTCGGCTTTAAAGGTTGTTAGCTGCACCTTGTCATTAGCTTTGTCTACCTCCAAAGTCTTGTGGGTAAAGCGCTTCACATACGACCCTAGGGTCTCCTTCTCTCCCTACTTGATGGTAAGTAAGTGGTCTGCTGGCCTCCTCAGGCGCTGTCCCCCGACGAAGTGGCGTAGGAAGGAACTGCTCAATTGTTCAAAGTTGTCAATGGACGAGGTGGGTAGCTTCGTGAGCCATTCCCTTGCGGCCCCTTTAAAAGTGGTAGGGAAAGAGCTGCACATTATTTCGTCGGGGGGTTGTTAGAGACCTAGTGTCGTCTTGAAAGTGTTGAGATGGTCCAAGGGATCCTTAAGCCCATCAAACTATTCAAGCTGAGGCAGCCAAAACTTTGACGGTACTGGGCACTCAAGAACTGCTTCCGTGAAGGGGGAATTTGTTGTCCTGACCATCCTGTCCAAGCTTCGATCTGTTTATTCTTTGATAGTGTTCCTTAGTTCGTCcatttccttcttcatttcTCAAAGAAGCTCTGAACTTGGTTCATTTGGAATGGCTGGCCTTTGATAGCTTCGTCTCTAGCTATCCCCCTTGTCTTCTTGATTGTCTCTAGACTGGTTGGCTTCCAACTGGAGCCGCTACCTCATCTCCTGGTTTTGTTTGGTGAGTTCTTCTATGCTAGCTATAGGTGCTTGGATTTGCAGGGCTAGTGCTGCAGGGtcttggttggactccatctgaaCTTAGAGAATGACTGGAACTATATTCTCGATCCTTAGTGCGAAAATTTCAtccccatagacggcgccaaactgatgatgtgTAAATCTTCAATCAAGTTGGTTCGTCCAGATGGTGTTGAACCCTCGTCACTGCTCCTACAAAATGGGACAAAGGCTCTCCTGAGATGGTCACTGGTGTGGCGCCTGCCACAacgtctccgatgccaaagttagtatgTAGAAAtcttttgagagaaaatgagaagtgtaaaagtattttttggataagaatTCGGTACTTTTTTTGCTTCTaatgagtgtgtatatatagcttTGTGGTTTCTAGCTATTGGGGCCT
This genomic stretch from Castanea sativa cultivar Marrone di Chiusa Pesio chromosome 1, ASM4071231v1 harbors:
- the LOC142632448 gene encoding uncharacterized protein LOC142632448, with translation MTPIISFLQDGHLPQDVEKARKVKKRATRFTILNGTLYKRGYSLPYLKCVNEEKAKYILEEIHEGICGDHAGPRSLVHARELVKKCDKCQRLENVQCLLAEKLMTMASP